catGTCGACCAACAAtgcctagtctacccttaacgtACCTGTTGAAGTCTGGATAAGGTATATTGAGATCCACATATCCCTTTTGTCTAGTGGCATGAACAGGGTCATTCCAGTAGTTCTTCAACGTTTTCCATGTACActgaattcagaaaaaaatacagcAGAAGGTATGTAAATGTGATTATATGAACGCAACTACAGAAGAAAAGAAGAACCACACATCGCACACTAGCAGTACAATGGAAACATATCACGCATAGGCAaataaaccaggtaaaaaattcTGGACACACCTGCCTGTGTGGGGACAATAACCCCAGACCTTCAAGTTTCGCGTGTGCGACGAACGCTGCGCCCATTGAGCTATACAGACTGTCACtggctcaagtctggtactttaTTCCAGTTATGCAGTCAAGGTAAAAAGTACACACAACACACCAGCGCACAAGATCAATTAGCCTTTTAGAGGTATGGCGGACACAACAGGATGGCGCTGCatgaagtgggtaaagtcttttgaatttggcgggttttatacgcatattgaatactgccctcctattgtgtacgccatgcttcgaaaaggctaattatcatagagtttgcgaaatgcggttcaGAAGCACAAACTTCAACAGGTCACAGGATTATagggaattatttatttatttatttatttatttatttatttatttatttatttatttatttatttatttatttatttacgcttTCATTACACATGGTAGCTCCTTCAGTGACAAAGCACTGCTATTCTAGGGGGACCTGTTACAGAGTATAACTTAAGAATATAAACAAAAGTATATTTTAATGAATGGAATGGAATAACATTTACAGTACATTGCACataatgaaattggttaaaatatacaattacataataataatatgattacATAATGATCAATCACCctgaatatattttttaaattgaccAATAGACATTGAATCAAAGTTTGAACGAGTATTAATGTCAATTGAGTTATTCCAAAGATTAGCTGCTCTGACATGAAAAGTTCTTAAACCAGAGTTGCTCTTGTAATGAGGAACAAGAAGTGAATTATTGTACTATAGCTATGAATAGAATGGGTAAAGCTGAATCTAgaacaaagataatcaggagctTTCCCAGTAAGGCACTTGAATAACATAACAAGAATATGATTGTTCCAGCTTTGGTCTAATTTGAGCCACTTTAGGTCATTCATCAATGTATCAATAGGAGTTCTTAAATGTCAGCAGAAAGAATGTTTAACACCACTTTGCCGTAAAAGGTTCTAGAAGTCGAagtgaacatgaaaatctctAGTGAGCAGTAAATTTTGCACTGAAATACGTCAAATTAAGAACAATTGTTTCCATATTTCCTTATTCGGTACACAATTACaagttatgtattatctagtcaAGCAATCTCTTACGGTtagggtaaaaaacatgccacatatTGTCGGTCAAGCTTGGTATATATACTTTTGAATGTGATCATGACGTAAAAAATCAGTTTACGAAATGGCGTTGTGTGAAAACTTCAAcggcaaggggattaagttccgtAAATTGACTTGTTTTTACTGGAGCTTGCAGTGTTGGATACTTCTGAGAAAAGTATAGCAGgtgcatatatttttaaatagaaCATGCCATTATGTTACTTCTTGTAAGAAAGGGGTTAGTGAGGACGGGAAGGAGGGCACTGGAGGTTGATAGATATGTGCAGTGGCGGTAGCTTTCATGCGCGATCGATGCAGTACGTttaaatttcatcgcgcgatTGATAAAGCATTGCAGCAATCGCAATtggacttaaaggggcatttcgtgatccacagcctcatccccccacttttcccaaaaaaagttgagatttttacaccactggatacctctggctacataatgtttatgtaccaaatatttcttgcagattaattcgtttagcaaaaatatcgccaaatttgaatttcgttctggtgcaccagaacgaaattacaacacattgtctatggagcagtgtaatacacataatcatgcataactcgcaaacgcaaaatcggaatcaactgaaattttggaaataagctttttcgtggatatctactgaaaaatgtcataaaaagaggatgctaggatcacgaaatcatcCTTTAAGATTGGTTAATAGTTTTGAAAGTTTTACCTCTTTATAGATTGTTGTTAATTCTTTTTCTACTTCCTGGTCATCGTGGAGTAGAACGTAATCGCCACGCGAATACACTGCTAATACGCCATTTGGGGTCAGAATCCGGTCGACCTCCCGCAAAAAAGTATCAAAGTCAAACCAATGTACAGCCTGTGAGCAGGTGACGAGATCCACCGAGTTGTCTTTTACAGGGATATTTTCAGCATCTCCAACCCTGATAAGAAAGAAAGGATTCACACAAACATTGGACAGATATAGGCACTAATTCTGTATTCCTTTTTGATACATCATACCCGAAATTTATATGTAATTAGTTAAAAGGACACACAATTATGTCATCACGAAGATTTGGAAGaatcctagaactacgaaggtgGGGGGGGATTGTATACCAACTCAATCTTAatatttttatccgtcataaaaacgcGCGTGTTTACGACCAAacaacctaagctaatcgtagatccatcctttgctctcattttagtgataatattttaccccagcaccttacccgggagtAGAACCGGATATTCAAAATGACCATAGATGGGGGGGTgagcccaccataggtttctacagtaataaccatgatttttattttgctcttgTAAAATGATTCCAAAAGCTATTGAACTTTTGCTTGTTATGAAATAATATTGCATGTTCGTAAAATTTTTAGTcgtaaatcaattttgcctatacttttgtacatagccagaattgtcCAAATTTGCATGGACGCGCtcgcattatgacgtcatagcgacattaccggggaaatgtttgtacttattttgtactctatcactggatagaggagacccatagctatacattgatatAGCATTAAACGGAATatgacgtttaaaattgaaaattggggaGACCTCCCCccacccccttcgtagtccgtgtgacaaaatatggctcagtagttctagggttaagcgtTTACtacaggcccataaccaggatttatttggggggtgctgattttgaaaaagtggacttttttttcttcaaaatttggacttgggcggatttggacatttttgggtcaaaaaggggaactttttgggcctttggcatttttGCAGCAccccccctggttacgggcctggtttgttatcaaaatatttgtttgtaaTACTCCATTGATCATTTCAGGGGGAAATATCTCAAATTAAAACGCTGCGTGGTCATTGTCCTGGTTTGAATCGAAATGTCTGGCAAGGCTGTTATCAGCTGTTATCCAAGAATCAATCACGTATGGATGATCGTGATGACTTTTTAGAAGACATTttttgacaacaaaatataattatttcatcAAAGTTCATGTTTATATTAATACCATGGTAATACAGACCACTAAATATTAAGGAATCAATTATGTTCACCCGGTATATCAGatataaacaaagacaaatatgtcacaattaAAACCAGCAGAGATTACATGTACCCTTATAGAGTTGATAAAATCGGTTGAAAATTAATGAAACGGTgatcaaaaacccaaggaagcagggatgaatataactggtacctaaATTCTTTTGCGGTACGCCGGTCGGTATATGCTTACTTGTATTCAACATTCGTGGCCTTGTTTGTACGATTGGCTTCGTTGATTTGGGCAGAACTTATGTCAATGCCTataactttttcaaaatgttgtgctAAGTCTTCAGTGCCTTGTCCAGAACCACAGGCAATATCGACAGCCAACGTAAAACGCGTAGACTTCTGAAATGAAGAGATAAAGaattacgagggtcattcaaaaagttctacctccatcgtcacatctctgttatctgaTGTGCCAGGAGaatgaaattacccatgattatactcttatatcttggctaaaaattaaagttatttgattaaaatgtgattattGGTTGTTACGATACAGATTTGGTGCGTCGGAAACGGTCtaaaaagaaaggctaattttgattaaaaaggttgcccacatcttatgtggaaatcattacagatttaaaatgattaaattgcttcattttgttcaaataatttaattaatatctaatgcttgcagatagtacagtttaACTGGGTATCATGTCCTTTGTTCTCATGTAAAACACggtgttttttttattgaagtctcaaggcatgtcagggagctcaaataggaacaaaatatttatcctaagtaaagcagttggacaaccgcatcttcgaatcatttttatggagattatccaaagctataCAGTATGATGCTttctaaacttttggcttcagtttttaaccatttccgacgtaccaaatctgtattcgctttaaccaacacatctaaacaaccaaaaatcatattttcatcaataaattagcctttcttttcagaccgacGTACGTACCAAATCTGCattgtattcgctttaaccaacttttattttgtagccaagatttaagaagATTTAAGAGTATATTTAATGTAGGGGCCTATTTCCATTGCCTGGCACGCAAGATAACAGATAAtcatttcttcattaggtttgaTACACTGTCAAATATTACCGTTATTTTACGGCACTTTACCGTAAACTTTACGGTTATTTACTGTAACATTGAAttactatttcactgaaaattggcatgttagtaccgttagattttgtttctattttttaTGTGTGTTAAAGTGTTGCATCTTATATTGTTTTAAGTAAAAAGCTGTATTGTCCTGGCAGAAATTTGTGTTTAAATGCTATTTTGTATAATGTGCAGTGTTTACTTACGGCGACAACTGTAATTTTAACCGTAAAATATACATGCTTTCTACCGTATTTTATACAGGATTATGGGCATTTTACCGTACTTTTACCGCAATATACCGTCGATATGCGAATTATACGGTGAAATACGTGTAAAATCGTCGTTTTTACTGTAGAATGCTGGCAACTTTAAATAGTTGCCAGGTATTCTACCGTAAAAATTACGGTCAAATTTTTACAGTGTAAACAATCGTTGTTACTGTTATGAATCTTAAATTGGGGAACTAGTCCATGGGAAAGGAGAGCGAGGcaccagatttggagtcccaagggatgagggaatgaacggaaACGGGAATGACTATCACGAAATGGAATCAGATGAAACAGTAATTAAGTATAACAATTTATCGTCACAACATTACCTTTTCTTTGGCGAAATTTAATATTCTTTCAATTGCTTTGGGATCTGCTTTTGGTCTGTGTTTTTTGTATATGACTGCGTGTTTTTCTGCCGCAAACTGGTTGCGTGTGGCAACGTCCCTTTCCGTCTCGCCAACGTCATCGATTTTCTTTGAACTACCGTTAGCTTCCATGTTATAGTCGTTATTTCAATGTACTTCTTTCACCTGAATGCAATCTGGGAGGGGGAAAGGTGGGGCGTGAGAGAGAAAGAAGGGAGCAAAATGCGAAACAATTAATTTATCCAATACAATGAGCCAATCTCAAACGTGATGGCAAAAATAACTAGAGCTGCTGTGACATAGGAGTCATAAAAATCTGGCGGTGGCTTGTTATGACTTATAACCTCCAAATTTAAGCCCATCGGGCAATGACCCGTGACTTCGGTTGACCTCAGTttcgtgggtttttttttcatgttcctctccTGGGTTCAACTCATATCGAAGATATGTCTGcacggtttttttttcaaatactgccgatttatcggttttgaccctaTACCGGCGCAGATGGAGCAACGCGTAAACGTactatggcgttactctcaatttGAGACCAGAAAACTATATATAAACCTTTTTAGGGGACTGTAAAATCTGCATTGACCTGATCCAAAAATTATTTTACCGGGGGACGTATATGCGCCCGAACATttacaaatttaattttgttGTCAAACAGGGTAAGAAGACGCGCATAAtatacaaatatgtgatgcgatcaagcaaaatcagtgggaactcggaaatatcgatttttagttatagctaaacaaaggaaatatttcctcattttttgttttggaaactctttaattactcatatatttggaactggttgttcaatttcaatggggttttctgtaaaatgaagctttgtaaatgctttttactatcctaaaagaaactgaaaatatTTCCGAGTCCcgactgattttgattgatcgcatcacatatgcaatATTAGTTGATAGAAGATCTTAATACGTCACTGTTAGTCACGGAGTTTGCATATTACAAAGGTTGCACATTACAAAAGTTATATCAAGATTTGAGCTGGAATATGTCAGATACAAGTGATTCTGAAAGTAGATTGTTTTCAATAgccgggataaaaaaaaaaagaagaagtcaAAAGCAGAACCACTGGTTACGGATTCAAAGGTAACATGTGCAAGTGATTCTGATGGTATGCTTAGATTGCTTTCAAAAGCTTTTGACAATAAAAGAGAAAAGCAGAACCATTACCATGGTTACGGATGCAAAGGTAACATGTGCACCATTTACTGGCACACAAccgatttgaaaaatattattctgtatacATTGTACTATTAAATTACACAAAAGCTCATAAACTCCCGGATAACGTTAACGATGTGTCAACATCTGCTGTTTTTGTCTTTTTATTTGTCAGGTGTGCAAGTTACATTACTTTGCGAAGTATGTTGGTGTATTTTAGTGATAAACGTGTTTAAAGTACCGCTGCTTTTTAACGTCAATATTGGCCTATTGTCTACAGAAGCACGGTATTCAATGCCTTTTTGAAGATATTAGATGCTAAAAATCTAAGAAAgtttgaaacccacggtatgaataaatatttaaaaaaattgattagatatacatgtatgtaggctATAAAGAAATAGCAGTGATTACGCCACACGAACTGTGTATTAGACGGTACGCACAGGGGGGGGACAGCAAATGCAGttacaaaaagaggatgctgtcacgaaatactcctttatgaTATAAGTTAAGAGAGTAAAGTGAGGAATGAAATGGATTTGTTAGACCTTTTCCGTATGTTGGTATACTTATTTACATTTTTGTACttcattttcattgtctaaatcaatatatcattgaaaaataaaactttgatgttttgtaaaagctTTGAAAACTTCCTTGGATATATTGTTGTTcatgaattatgtacgttttacaaaaagtgttgttgcttcagccctctttacaacatacctcaagaaccacaggacctacaaaagtatatctgtgatatttgaattcttctatacacactcgctatgaaatgatcaatgcaaagcttactaccattcacaagatgctgtgaactactaaagCGCAACAGTACTAGTAGCTAAATAGTTTCTAACCTTAAGCACAGGATTTGGTTTCGTTATTTGCTATTATAGGCACATAAATCATTAATCGTGTGTAAGGCAAAAGAGTATTGTTCACTTTagcatttttcttttcttttctcttgtcATTCTGCTAAACTGaatgttttaaattcaaaatcttaGCATCTAAAAAAATCACTAACTACATGGTATTTTGATGCATTGTCAATTgtgtttctatctactgaaggtgtAACGTCTGaaaattttcttatttatttttgttttgtttttcaaagtaGCTGTTTTTAAAACTGTTTTGAATCTGTTCCCACGTCCATGATGACCAGCAAATACATAGTCAACTTAGCAACGATACACATTTTGTTCAGTTTAAGATATGGCTACGAAAGTTTGCATAACAAACGCTAAATCTGAGCTTCCTATGGAATAAATTCACGATTTTTGACAATTATCGAAGTTGGATGAGGGTCCAAAATgttacttttcaaacattttccttCGGAATTCCATCAGAAATATTTTCAAGTGAAAGAAGAACGTTTTTCTCTtccatttttacaaaaaagtCAATGTTGATTTTCCCACACCTACACACGTCATTTGacccatatctcaaaactaggattgCCGAGTTCCTACTGATTTTGCTTCACTAATATCACGTACTCCTGTTAATACTCTTTCGAAACACAACGTCATTTTATGCAAatacctacaatcttggaaataagtcttggaacgcttgcatgtaaataacggaaaactgtcacccccatTCTCCCaagcaatgttgagaaatgccaatgtcttcagcggtttcccaatgtgtccaacattgattgatgtggAGGGGGGAAAGGGTAAatcattttgtcatgtttgttcccaagcacaatatacgtcattATGATCATGGATGCACGGTATTTACGGCAGAGTGTGccaagtgttccaagtacttatttctaagattgtaggtCATATTTTAGACGAAGTGATGCACAGCATACACTGTATAATAGAAAAGTGACCGAATCATTATACACATAACCAAAATCAATATATGAGtaacaagacaaaaaaaaaattccattgaaaatttcatgaaaatccaaaCTATGGTTGAAAAGATATATAGACAAAAGCGCGTTTTAAAAATGTACTTGTATAGCTTTTTTAGATATAATTCTCGTCAAAGTGACACTTTTGTAGGGTAAAGTAAATGGTCGATTCCAGCGAAAGTGGGATAAAATTCTCTGGTTGTGAACTCCTAATTCCTATTAATGTTTTAAATACAAATTATAATAACTTTTCCGTGTGTCAACAATTCTGGCTATACAATCgcacaaaaatgaattttaatcaaaatacaaactacatggcatttatcatgtttatatattaAGAATTaattatcttactataatttgcctaatgttgtatgtatgtatgtgtgtatgtgtgtaaaaggctccgtcagttttgatcccagcctcgccaaattcgcacgggggatgcagaaaaatacggggagtgtcgtaagctaccttcggtcgaaatcggaggtcgaaggtcaaaggtcaaattttaaacttggtccgattgggctgtaattcatacgggagatcaaggaaaatacggggagtgtcctaagctaccttcggtcgaaatcggaggtcgaaggtcaaaggtcaaattttaaacttggtccgattgggctgtaattcatacgggagatcaaggaaaatatggggagtgtcctaagctaccttcggtcgaaatcggaggtcgaaggtcaaattttaaacttggtctgattgggctgtaatttatacgggagatcaagcaaaatatggggagtgtcttTAGCTACCTACGGTCGAAATCAGAGGTCGAATCTttgttaaaaatccaaaatccatTTTGCCACCCTGTGTGCACTGTCTGCtcatctataaatagctctgatgcattctgTACAGTATGCACTTGCTCTGGTGTTTATATTGACCCTTTAAGTAGGAAAGGGAGTAGTCagtaaaataaatacatgcatacattaattaaattaattaattaatagatta
Above is a window of Amphiura filiformis chromosome 20, Afil_fr2py, whole genome shotgun sequence DNA encoding:
- the LOC140142618 gene encoding putative methyltransferase DDB_G0268948, which encodes MEANGSSKKIDDVGETERDVATRNQFAAEKHAVIYKKHRPKADPKAIERILNFAKEKKSTRFTLAVDIACGSGQGTEDLAQHFEKVIGIDISSAQINEANRTNKATNVEYKVGDAENIPVKDNSVDLVTCSQAVHWFDFDTFLREVDRILTPNGVLAVYSRGDYVLLHDDQEVEKELTTIYKECTWKTLKNYWNDPVHATRQKGYVDLNIPYPDFNRTRIQSKMDMTLTELTGFISSFTAYQRFRKENPDEDIFTPLYARFLRALKVNTEPDKTVVTAGCPLYLLMGRKPDEEEIKRFHFVWEENE